The nucleotide sequence attgcactagtgcaataaatctataaaaaaacaTGACATCATCAATGTCAAAACCtcatttaaaccaatttttacttgaaatatcatattgctatacaataaaagggttattgcatgaatattggggaatattgtccctcgtagaaaataaaattttatttttactttcaaatattatattgctatacaataaaagggttattgcatgaatattggggaatattgtccctcgtagaaaataaaattttatttttactttcaaatattatattgctatacaataaaagggttattgcatgaatattggggaatattgtccctcgtagaacatatattgcactcgcaaacTCGTGCAATATAggattctactcgggacaatattccccaatattcatgcaataaccctatagtatTATAACAAATAACTATAATACCATTATACAAAATGTGccatatcaataaaatttaagcagtgcaaaatgttctatgtatATTAAAACTAATGAATTTAATGCAATTTACAGATAGACGTATCTCCACCAGAAAAAACCCATATGTGTGAGGTGATAGGGTATGAAAAAGAAGAGGAATGCTTGGTCCTAAATTGCTTAGAAGCAGAAAATGTTATAGACATTAAAGTGGCAAGGGCAATTCTTGAGATTTGCTTTGGGGAAGATGCCACACCTGAGGATGTTCTTGACAGAACAATGCCAATAATGGTCAACATAACAGAAGTGTCTGGGGTTGCAACAGACATTGTACAAATATAATTCCATCAACGTGATCAAgacattttatgaaattttacagtGAAGTCCAAGTTTTGTTATTACAATAATTATCTCCATATGTACCATTTACAATGCTGAATTTTATAGTATATGGTATATTAATGACAATTGTTTTGAAATAGTGCTGCTGATAAGTTATAGTATTAAGGTCAAAGAATGTTAATTATGCAACACAAATTGTTTCAGTTCCCAATAAAACAACCACAATGATGACATTTCTCATCTCCCAACTTTACAAGATAATGAAGAATGTTCAAATCATTACCTGGGACAATTCTGGCTTCCCGAGAGCTTTGTAATAGTATTTTTGGTATATTtcaatgcaatatatatataaaatgtaaaatttctcTTTTATGAATATTTGTGATAGTTGTGGAAGAAAACCATAATAGCTGCTAATCAAATGATAAGTTGTCTGTGATAACATTATAAATATCTGTGATACTATAAATAATCATAAATGTAGGGCCATTTTTGtgcaattaaaattttatacaaataaaaaaaatacaaactaatataggcaatgtaaggaTCAAACATTTTGAAGTATAAGTATAAGAAAACAGATATTCATTACTAATAACTGAGTTACTAATATGCATGTTCAAAAATAACAGTGCAAAATTATACCTATATATAAGTGCATGAAAAAAAAAAGGCTGCTATGAATTATGTTCAATTGGATGTCTGTATTAATTATATGAATTGGAAgacaaaataggaaaaaatataaatagctaCATGAGGGGTATAGgcgtacaatatatatatatatatatatcattatttcaataaaatatattaaaattgtttcCTAATTACTTGCAAGTCCATGATTATTGACACTTGTTGCCAGGTTGAGTGCAGCTTTattgttatattgttatattgtAATATAGAAATATACAGATACATTCCAATTGCAAACAGTTGAACCCGGTATGGAAGCAACCTAATATTATATAGCCATGATAGATGATAAGTTATAACAATTTATATGGATGTCATACATGATTAGTTCCAAAAATGAAATAAGACTTATATGGTTAGAAAATGGTTGTTTACATAACAATGCCAATATTTATTGTAACAGATAAAAAAGCTATATAGATATATGTGTAATGATGTGAAAAGAACAAATAGAATCCAgtttaaagaaatattgtttaatGCATAAATGGTGCAATGAACTATTAATCCAATGATTATGTGCCATCAATTACTATTGTTAAATAGTTCAGAGGTTGAGTTATggtaaataaagaaataaagaaatccATAGTCCTAATGTATATATTTTAGTAGTAGTAGtgatatatatttaatgttaaagacttaattaaaaactgTATGACATGAAATGTGCtgtttgtaaatataaacatgtttgaTAAGTTTATGTCTAATGATATGTTCAtccatattatattatttattataacagaaaaaaagtattgttgtctgctctatgatcagGTTGTTGTTGCTATGACATAATCCCAATTTCTAttctgaattttttattgacatatggtattaagaaaaaaaaagattagataataaatatattgttaaaagcaaatataataaaatgacatCTTAGCTTACTGTTAGGATATGTTATGTTATctcttaataatattttatagatttttgaaCTAAAACTGTATGCAATGGtcttttgtttgaatatatatatgtagacaAGATTGTAAATGCATTAATAGTGCTGTTCAAATTCCCAATGCATCTATACTAGTCACTACAATGTTAATGCCCTTTTTGCTAAGCCAATAGAGGCAGTCAATGTTGCAGTTGTCTGTCTGTTTGTAAGTCACTGTTCATCTCGAAATTGATTTCCGTTCTATAATATTAATATGGCTCAACTGAATGTTATTAAATAATTATCAGCCAAAAAACcaagataaatttaaaatttggttTGTGTCCCTCTAATAATAATAGTTTAATTTCCATTTATATgtggaaatatttttataatttttataacatttcaaacCCTTATTTGCCGCagacaaatgtaaattaaaacaCTACTTATTCTAAAGTGCTCATTCccacaaaaaaataatcaaacacaaATTTGGatagttgtttttttaacttttctagaGACTTGTCCCATAGTAACATAATATGCAAGAAACACCACTGATACATTCCCAAATTAtttactgttttatatatatagtttagagaTATGTCCTATACTATAGAGATATGTACAACTACAAGTATATGCTATGCAATGTAATTAACATTTTGTAGTTTGATAAATGATTATCTTTAATGAATACTGTATATATGTTAGtccaatgtatatattttttgtttggcaTTTTTTACTATTAATAATAGGAATAGATAGTCTATTAAACTGTATTAAATGGAAAAAGTATGAATTCAATTGATAATAAGATAATGAATCAAAATGTTTATATGTACCAGTTATGACATTTTTTAAAGTTATCTCATGGTCAATCCGAAGTTTGATTGTTACACATGTGATCCATATAATCCATTTTTGAATATTAAGAGATTATTTAAATGCTTAATCAGCATATAGATAAATGATTCTAAAACATAACAGAtatgttaaataaataataaaaatggttaaatgtaaaataaaataaaaatattttggtatATGTTGGTATGTTAAGGAATATCAAATAGAAATTTACCAGTATTATAGGAAAAGATAGGTTCACGAGGGTTTAGAATGGCCCTTAATTGGTCAAGTAATCCCAAATAAATAGAAATGTTAGTGATATTCTATTAAGACTAAAAATATACTATTTTGGCACTTACAATTGAATATCTTGAAGCTTTGACcccatatttatacattatttgtattttcgATCAATTTTGTCtgaaatttatatgttttttgcaTAATTAATCATGGCTGCCATACAATTCCttaaagttttcattttgatGAATACCACATCAAATTATAATCTATTGGTTacagaacattttgaattgtAGGTGGTGCCCAAATTTTTCTAAAGCTTCCATGTCTGATAATTGTACCAAatcaatatatttgataaaatgggACTAATTGGAGAATAAACTGTACTATTAtgaaagaactgatttattgagcGATAATATCTGAAATCAACCAATATACGAACCAAATTGTGAACTATATGGAGTTAAATATTATAGAACGCTCTAGACTATAAATGAACTGTGTCCTCTCAATAAGTGATTTCACAATAACACATGTTAGAAAATAACACAttcacagtacattgttaaaGATGAATTTATTCCAAGACTGACCAATGTTAATGATGTAATGAGATTATATATATActgttatatattgttttatattgttacatatataaatgaaaattgaaGCCAAATTGTTGTCATTATTTAAAATAGAGACACGAAAAGGGAGTTATGATTGGTAATCAGACacagaaacaaaatgatgaaaaagaaataaagcttacCATACAACATCTTTACTATCAGAACAAACTATACTAAAATCAGCTATAAATAGCCTATAGATATGAAATCAATATTTATAGAAAACTAAAAGCCACATCAATGTTCTAACAGAAAATCAAAAGATATATACATCAAAGAATTACAAGCCCTGTTTTACAGGCCTCTAATAAGAACGAGTGCATTGATATTGCAGTTGTGATCTAGCAGTTTTCATTTGACCACGTAAAATTTTATGGATAATTCACAAAAAATACTATCTACCTATAAGACGGTATCTTAATTATGATAGCAAATTGTTTAATGTGTACtatattgtaaggtgaacatCTGTCCAGCAGGTATTatataaacacctgtcatttatcaataatcCAACATAACAtgaggtcctctgatgttcagtacttcagtactttgattcatcacattttatcaagttgtattgaacattattatcatacttgactttttatactaatgtatgcatgtttgcattttgtttgatttttcatgatggcctcagggaagattagttatatagctaactgtgtaatctcttaaaataaagtattgttgttgttgttgttgttgttgttgttgttgttgttgttgttgttgtaaatgTACATTGTAATTAGGAATTATACGCAAAATCCTAGTTATGGTATATAACTGTAGTCAGTTGAATCTGTCATGTGACTTCCATCACCATGTGACCAGAGACATATACATGATATTATggatatatatgttccagaccatatgagtatttggaccgtacgcgtacggtctggactgTATACATATACTCGTACGATCTGACCATACGCATACATATGAgaatacgcgtatggtccagtaagagctgaccatacatgttattggatcatatgggttaaatttaaacaaacatttatcacaatctttatttttagttttacaaattgctATTATTACAATTACTAGtagatggataaaatgaacaagcgaacaaatgaaattaaatatttgtttaattgtatatctgaatcctgtTTTGGTACTCTTGCCCAAGGTggcacttgctaccacaagtaatgAAATAATGTTTACgtttacatgtttgcagttcatgcatgttcctttgcatttgctattttttgtaaagttgctaaatattctaaaacaattgtccttcCACATGTTTACTTATGATATCTTCGATTTCAGTGATCagaattcaattaatgtattactgatcgacatgctaaatacaacagattaacagatttaattagtgtgaattttttaaatagttaaaatataaagtttttatttcaattaccattgaacttttttatattaatttaagcgttaagttatgttgatctgctatatgcatttgtatctaataaacttgaccaacttcctAATATCAGTCAGACCGTACGCATATGGTCTGActgtatgagtattttgaaaaagtacacaTACAGTCCAGACTacacgtacggtccaaatactcatacggtctggaacatatacacagAAATTGGCAACTCCGTGTTATCATAAAAAGTCAAGGGGCCAGGAATGAGAATCTTACTGatgaatttttttacaaattctgTGACAAATTACCACATTGTGTACCAATTTCTGATagcttcacaaaaaaaaaaaaaaaatggaaaacttgCCTTAGATCAAATCATTTCTTATCTATTACCTTGTAAACATCAAAGGAATGCTAATCCAATTCCATCATCAGGTGGGGTCCTCCTTCCTTGGCTGTTTCGGCGCTATTCCACAACAACCTCCAGAGGTGCGCCGGCTCAGGTGATCAATCTGAACCTGGAACTGGATGGCCTACACGGCTCCGATGTCTCagctgatgtcattgctgttctTCTGTAACTGAATGCTGTTCTGTATATCTAAATCTGTCCATTATCTACACAATAAATGTTCATTGTTCTAACACTTTGTACTTTTCCACACTTCGTCTCTTTTCCTCCAAATCCACTGTGATGCCACTTCTGCTTCTCTACACACTTCTGTAATCAGTTTCTTCCTCTCTGCTCCTACTACTCCCAAGGTCCTAAGTGCCCGCCACATTGACTGTCCTGCAAAGCCCCTGCATCCGACTTCTATTGCCAAACACCACGTCCTCCATCCCCGCTGTTTGCAATCCTCTACTAGCTGCTGGTATTTTGCCATCTTTCTTTCATAAGCTTCCTCTATTCTGTCTTCCCATGGGACTGTCAGTTCCAGCAAGACCGCCTGCCTAGTTCCCTGTGACCAAATGACTATATCTGGTCTTAGCGATGTTGCTGCTATTTCTGCTGGGAAACTCATGCGTTGATGTATGTCTGCTGTCATCTGCCAGTCTGATGCTGTTCCAAGTATCCCTAAACCTTCTGCCTGGTTATCTTTCTTTTCTCCAGCCCtcacaaaatttacaaatgtgaTGTTCTTCTGCATCTTTCTCTTCTTTCTCCTGGTGGTATCCAACTTTGCTGCTATTGTTTTCAATACACTGTCATGCCTCCATGTATATCTTCCATCTTTCAATGCGACTGGACATGCTGACAACACATGCTGTAGAGATGCTGGTTTGTCTTTGCATAATGTGCACGTTGGGTCTTCTATCAACCCCCAGGTATAGAGGTTTGATGGGCTTGGTAAAACATCATACACTGATCTTAGTAGAAAACTCAATCTGTATCCCTCCATACTCCAAATCTCGCTCCAGGTCAAAGCCCTGCTTCTCGCTCCTTGCCAATTCAACCAACTACCCTGCTGTTTCATTCCTACTGCCTTAACATTCCTACTCTCTTCTTCCATCTGTCGTATTTCCTGTTGTACCAGTTCCCTCCGTCCCTTCTCATTTGCTGTATCCCACCTTGGTTTTGTTGTCATACCAAATCCCTGTCTACCAACTGCTGTTACACCAACGATGACACTGTGCTTTAGTCTAGTCTCAGCTTCCTTAACTGCTTCCTCTGCTTTCCATTTTCTTCCTGTCCTGATCTTTACTTTGGCTCCTCTCACTTTAGCATCTTTGCTGTCTCTCAACGTCATAACCTGTCTTGTCTTTGTAACTTTATACTCTTCTGTCAATGCCTTCATTGGTAATTGTAGCTTTGTTCCTGTGCTGTACAATCCAATGCTGCTGAAACTTCTTGGCACACCCAACCATCTTCTTAGGCATGCACTGATCTTTCTCTCTAAGGCCTCAACTTTGGACAATGGGAACTCGTAAACTAGTAATGGCCACAATATCCTTGGTAAGACCCCATGTTGATATATCCAGGCCTTATATCTTCCTGGGAGCCCACTTTTGTCTATCTTCGTCAGCCATTCTACCAATTGCATTTGAACTTCACCCATGTTTACCATATCTGCTAGTGTTGCATCAAACTTTTTACCTAGGCATTTCACTGGTTTCTCTCCAACTGTTGGTATCTTTTCACCTGCTAACTCAAATGTCTCATCTTGCACTTTGCCTTTCCTCACTATCAAACTTCTAGATTTACTTGGTTTGAACTTCATCCTGGCCCACTTAATCATCCTTtccaattcctctaaagtccatcTTCCCTCTATGACTGTTTTTGCTGTCACTGTCATATCATCCATAAAAGCTCTTACTGGTGGTTGCCTGACCCCTGATGACAATAATGGTCCTCTACTTGGTTTTTCTACTGATTTTACAATCAAGTTCATTGCTGCTGCAAACAGGACTACTGATACTGTACACCCCGTTAGTATTCCAACCTCAAGTCTCTGCCAAGCTGTGGTGAAGTCTCCAGCTGTGAACCTCATTTCAATCTTGTCAAAATACTCTCGCAGCATAGTTCTGATAGTTGGTGGAACATGATACCTCTCCAATGTCAGGTCTACTAGTTTGTGAGGTATGGACCCATAAGCATTAGCCAGATCTAGCCAAAACACTGCTAAGTCACTTTTCTTCTCCTTTGCTTCTCTTAAAATCTGTGTAATAACGCTGGTGTGTTCGATGCAACCAGATACTTCAGGCATGCCTCCTTTCTGGACTGCGATGTCTATATATTCGTTGCCAAGCAGGTACCTCGTCGTTCTCCTTGCTAAAACTGCCAGGAATATCTTCCCCTCAATGTTCAATAGGGAGATGGTTCTAAACTGTTCAACTTTCCTGGAGTTCTCTTCTTTTGGTATAAAACATCCTTCTGCCTTGTACCATGACTCTGTCATCTTTCTCCTTCTCCAAATTACTTTTAATAGCTTCCACAACCTTCTGATCAGTCTGGGACAGTTCTTATATACCCTATATGAAATACCATTTGGTCCTGGTGCTGACCCTGCTCTTGCCTTTCTCACTACGTCCTGCACTTCTTGGAACTTAAGGTCTGACTCATCAAACTGTTCTTTTGGCTCCTCTGGTGTTAACAATTTCTCACATTCTTCCAGGTCTTCTCCTCGTCTCTCATCACTGTGGGTTTTCCTGAAATGTTCTTCCACTTCTTCCCTCGAGTTTTCCAGTTTGCCAGATCCTCTCGCTCCAAATAATCGCTTCATATACTGAAATGGGTTTGCTGTAAATGTTGTTCTCTCCTTTGCCTTTTTCTTTCTATCTCTTCTATGCGTTTCTGCTCTTGTAAGTGTTTTAAGTTTCTCCCTAGTTTCCTTTCTTAACTGCTGTAATGGTAACCTTTCATTCTCATTGGCGACTTTGTACCTCTTCTTTAACCTTCTCAGGTCTCCTCTCAATTCCTTGATCTTCTTCTGTCTCCGGTTACTATGGCCTAGTTTTGTTGGTTGTTTCCCTTGTGGTACCACTCCAAATCTGTCCTTTCCTACGCTGTAAATAATGGACGTCATTGCTGTTATCTTTCTGTCTA is from Mytilus galloprovincialis chromosome 6, xbMytGall1.hap1.1, whole genome shotgun sequence and encodes:
- the LOC143078503 gene encoding uncharacterized protein LOC143078503 codes for the protein MKCVQPHSGNQRTERSGQTEEETIQEANHSDDSLPVTQGEDEHEEQPTEVEQLDEAEEIERIEPTVHREDGIETTVRKEDGIEPTTRREENEPRKEKIKWPTNADKAAWKALDEDLENILEATLAGSVDRKITAMTSIIYSVGKDRFGVVPQGKQPTKLGHSNRRQKKIKELRGDLRRLKKRYKVANENERLPLQQLRKETREKLKTLTRAETHRRDRKKKAKERTTFTANPFQYMKRLFGARGSGKLENSREEVEEHFRKTHSDERRGEDLEECEKLLTPEEPKEQFDESDLKFQEVQDVVRKARAGSAPGPNGISYRVYKNCPRLIRRLWKLLKVIWRRRKMTESWYKAEGCFIPKEENSRKVEQFRTISLLNIEGKIFLAVLARRTTRYLLGNEYIDIAVQKGGMPEVSGCIEHTSVITQILREAKEKKSDLAVFWLDLANAYGSIPHKLVDLTLERYHVPPTIRTMLREYFDKIEMRFTAGDFTTAWQRLEVGILTGCTVSVVLFAAAMNLIVKSVEKPSRGPLLSSGVRQPPVRAFMDDMTVTAKTVIEGRWTLEELERMIKWARMKFKPSKSRSLIVRKGKVQDETFELAGEKIPTVGEKPVKCLGKKFDATLADMVNMGEVQMQLVEWLTKIDKSGLPGRYKAWIYQHGVLPRILWPLLVYEFPLSKVEALERKISACLRRWLGVPRSFSSIGLYSTGTKLQLPMKALTEEYKVTKTRQVMTLRDSKDAKVRGAKVKIRTGRKWKAEEAVKEAETRLKHSVIVGVTAVGRQGFGMTTKPRWDTANEKGRRELVQQEIRQMEEESRNVKAVGMKQQGSWLNWQGARSRALTWSEIWSMEGYRLSFLLRSVYDVLPSPSNLYTWGLIEDPTCTLCKDKPASLQHVLSACPVALKDGRYTWRHDSVLKTIAAKLDTTRRKKRKMQKNITFVNFVRAGEKKDNQAEGLGILGTASDWQMTADIHQRMSFPAEIAATSLRPDIVIWSQGTRQAVLLELTVPWEDRIEEAYERKMAKYQQLVEDCKQRGWRTWCLAIEVGCRGFAGQSMWRALRTLGVVGAERKKLITEVCREAEVASQWIWRKRDEVWKSTKC